A window of the Azospirillum formosense genome harbors these coding sequences:
- a CDS encoding iron ABC transporter permease, with protein MSLATLNDRRPFHAAGRFSVSGAPLLFALAGLIVLLPILRLVWEVAGPMAAGDLTAMSRVLTSKMTWRATGNSVAIAAGATVVAAALGVPFALLCGLTDLRGKTALAFCLILPLMIPAQIVALSWIHLAGSGSPLLKPLGLAPAPGTPNPVYSSAGMILVMGIEHAPLVFLALRAALRAVPRDLVEAAQAAGARRGRVLRTIVLPLSLPGLAAGLALSFVAALGNFGVPALLGIPAGIPVLPTLIYRRLAGFGPSVLPEVAVLAVLIGAIACVGIAAQMALQARVDARVIGGSAPAAVLRLGRARRPLELLCWTVVALILAAPLAALASTSLIRVYGLPLGPETATLAHYATVLGLDQVGRAFTNSFVLSGAAALLLVLLAIPLAHAMAGPGRGGRLVRAVGVLIELPHAVPGVVLAIGCILVFLKPLPLLSISLYGTLGIILAAYLARFLSLALRPAQAACAALDPAMEEAARACGAGPLRRLRTIVAPLVAPAAAAGGVLVFLTAFNELTVSILLWSQGRETLGVVVYALEEGGSPTLAAALSVVTIAVVVAVLLAVGWLGRRLPAGIIPWRG; from the coding sequence ATGAGTCTGGCAACACTCAACGACCGGCGGCCTTTCCACGCCGCCGGTCGTTTTTCCGTTTCCGGGGCGCCGCTGCTGTTCGCGCTGGCCGGGCTGATCGTCCTGCTGCCGATCCTGCGGCTGGTGTGGGAGGTTGCCGGGCCGATGGCGGCGGGCGACCTGACGGCGATGAGCCGCGTTCTGACGTCCAAGATGACGTGGCGCGCCACCGGGAACAGCGTCGCCATCGCGGCGGGTGCCACGGTCGTCGCGGCGGCGCTGGGCGTGCCCTTCGCGCTGCTCTGCGGCCTGACCGACCTCAGGGGAAAGACGGCGCTGGCCTTCTGCCTGATCCTGCCGCTGATGATCCCGGCGCAGATCGTCGCCTTGTCGTGGATCCACCTCGCCGGGTCGGGAAGCCCGCTGCTGAAGCCGCTGGGCCTCGCCCCGGCGCCGGGCACGCCGAACCCCGTCTATTCCTCCGCCGGGATGATCCTGGTGATGGGGATCGAGCACGCGCCGCTGGTCTTCCTGGCGTTGCGCGCCGCGCTGCGCGCCGTGCCGCGCGATCTGGTCGAGGCGGCGCAGGCGGCGGGCGCGCGGCGCGGGCGGGTGCTGCGCACCATCGTCCTGCCGCTCAGCCTGCCGGGGCTGGCCGCCGGGCTGGCCCTGTCCTTCGTCGCGGCGCTGGGCAATTTCGGGGTTCCGGCGCTGCTCGGCATCCCGGCGGGGATTCCGGTGTTGCCGACGCTGATCTACCGGCGTCTGGCCGGGTTCGGCCCGTCGGTCCTGCCGGAGGTGGCGGTGCTGGCCGTGCTGATCGGCGCCATCGCCTGCGTCGGCATCGCCGCGCAGATGGCGCTCCAGGCGCGGGTGGACGCGCGGGTGATCGGCGGTTCGGCGCCCGCGGCGGTGCTTCGGCTGGGCCGGGCGCGGCGCCCGCTGGAACTCCTCTGCTGGACCGTGGTGGCGCTGATCCTGGCGGCGCCGCTGGCGGCGCTGGCCTCGACCAGCCTGATCCGCGTCTACGGCCTGCCGCTGGGGCCGGAGACGGCGACGCTGGCGCATTACGCGACGGTGCTGGGGCTCGATCAGGTGGGGCGGGCCTTCACCAACTCCTTCGTCCTGTCGGGGGCGGCGGCGCTGCTGCTGGTCCTGCTGGCGATCCCGCTGGCCCACGCGATGGCCGGGCCGGGAAGGGGCGGGCGGCTGGTCCGGGCCGTCGGCGTGCTGATCGAGTTGCCGCACGCGGTGCCCGGCGTGGTGCTGGCCATCGGCTGCATCCTGGTCTTCCTGAAGCCGCTGCCGCTGCTCAGCATCAGCCTTTACGGCACGCTGGGGATCATCCTGGCGGCCTATCTGGCGCGCTTCCTGTCGCTGGCCCTGCGCCCGGCCCAGGCCGCCTGCGCCGCGCTGGACCCGGCGATGGAGGAGGCGGCGCGCGCCTGCGGCGCCGGCCCGCTGCGCCGCCTGCGCACCATCGTGGCGCCGCTGGTCGCCCCCGCGGCGGCGGCGGGCGGGGTGCTGGTGTTCCTGACCGCCTTCAACGAGCTGACCGTGTCGATCCTGCTGTGGTCGCAGGGGCGGGAGACGCTGGGCGTCGTCGTCTACGCGCTGGAGGAGGGCGGCAGCCCGACGCTCGCCGCCGCGCTCAGCGTTGTGACCATCGCGGTGGTGGTGGCGGTGCTGCTGGCGGTCGGCTGGCTGGGGCGGCGGCTGCCGGCGGGGATCATTCCCTGGCGGGGGTGA
- a CDS encoding ABC transporter ATP-binding protein, translated as MTTQTPALLIDDASRHYAGTPAPAVDGVTIDVAAGEFLALLGPSGCGKSTLLRMVAGFERLDGGRITVGGRTLSGPGTHVPPEERRIGLVFQSYALWPHMTVAGNVAYPLETARVPRAEREQRVRAALDTVGLSGFDARHPAELSGGQRQRVALARCLVMSPELVLLDEPLANLDVHLRAAMEEEFADFHAKTGATMVYVTHDQAEAMALATRIAVLDHGRLAQVAAPRTLYREPATRMVAGFVGQGAVVDGVVTGPVADGRARVRLFGTEALVRCRLGQPEGPALVCLRPEDLEPAADGPIAATVVRAAYKGGFVLVEAEPQAAPGVRLLLRVSGDAQVAPGEALRLAVRDGWVVPEGV; from the coding sequence ATGACCACTCAGACGCCTGCTCTCCTGATCGACGACGCCTCCCGCCACTATGCCGGGACGCCGGCCCCCGCGGTGGACGGCGTGACCATCGACGTGGCGGCGGGCGAGTTCCTCGCCCTGCTCGGCCCGTCGGGCTGCGGGAAAAGCACGCTGCTGCGCATGGTCGCCGGCTTCGAGCGGCTGGACGGCGGGCGCATCACGGTCGGCGGGCGCACGCTGTCCGGCCCCGGCACCCACGTCCCGCCGGAGGAGCGGCGGATCGGCCTCGTCTTCCAGTCCTACGCCCTGTGGCCGCACATGACGGTGGCCGGCAACGTCGCCTACCCGTTGGAGACCGCCCGTGTTCCCCGCGCGGAGCGGGAGCAGCGGGTGCGCGCCGCGCTCGACACGGTGGGGCTGTCGGGCTTCGACGCGCGCCACCCCGCCGAGCTGTCGGGCGGCCAGAGGCAGCGCGTCGCCCTGGCCCGCTGCCTCGTGATGAGTCCGGAGCTGGTTCTGCTGGACGAGCCGCTCGCCAACCTCGACGTGCATCTGCGCGCGGCGATGGAGGAGGAGTTCGCCGACTTCCACGCCAAGACCGGCGCCACCATGGTCTACGTCACCCACGATCAGGCGGAGGCGATGGCCCTGGCGACGCGCATCGCCGTGCTCGACCACGGGCGGCTGGCCCAGGTGGCGGCGCCCCGCACGCTCTACCGGGAGCCGGCCACGCGCATGGTCGCCGGCTTCGTCGGCCAGGGCGCGGTGGTGGACGGCGTGGTGACGGGTCCGGTCGCCGACGGCCGCGCGCGGGTGCGCCTGTTCGGCACGGAAGCGCTGGTCCGCTGCCGCCTCGGCCAGCCGGAGGGGCCGGCGCTGGTCTGCCTGCGGCCCGAGGATCTGGAGCCGGCCGCGGACGGCCCCATCGCCGCGACGGTGGTGCGGGCCGCCTACAAGGGCGGCTTCGTGCTGGTGGAGGCCGAACCGCAGGCGGCACCGGGCGTGCGCCTGCTGTTGCGGGTATCCGGGGACGCGCAGGTCGCGCCGGGCGAAGCGCTGCGCCTCGCGGTGCGCGACGGCTGGGTGGTGCCGGAGGGGGTGTGA
- a CDS encoding MBL fold metallo-hydrolase, whose product MSSDAAMTGAMTGAMTGAMTGRGRKARLRALSGLGDKGPACFLAMIGGARLLLDLGEGPDAGRLPPLSGAGRVDAILVTHTHGDHAGALGLRHRVGSPPVYATPLAARLLPPTVAALPLPVRGTLEIQGVPVTTGRSGHAPGGVWIHLGTEDGGILYMGDHSDESALFPFDPPPPARRVILDASYGLDDTPQAERLAALEPFLHAGGALFPVAADGRGPEMALWALDHGVVPAIDDAHRAAIAHLLAEADTALRPGVEERLRRLLDRAKVPGDPRDVTFAAGPNATSGTAAELVERWAGLDGPDIVFTGYLAAGTPSRTLVDAGRARYRRWNVHPTLRQLTALVAATGAERVLPAFGDIRHREGWRAAFAPAILEGLDAPED is encoded by the coding sequence ATGTCAAGTGACGCTGCGATGACGGGGGCGATGACGGGGGCGATGACGGGGGCTATGACGGGGCGTGGGCGCAAGGCCCGGCTGCGCGCGCTGTCGGGTCTGGGCGACAAGGGGCCGGCCTGCTTCCTGGCGATGATCGGCGGGGCGCGGCTGCTGCTCGACCTCGGCGAGGGGCCGGACGCCGGGCGCCTGCCGCCGTTGAGCGGGGCGGGGCGGGTGGACGCCATCCTGGTCACCCACACCCACGGCGACCATGCCGGCGCCCTGGGCCTGCGCCACCGGGTCGGCAGCCCGCCGGTCTACGCCACGCCGCTGGCCGCCCGCCTCCTGCCGCCGACCGTCGCGGCCCTGCCGTTGCCCGTCCGCGGGACCCTGGAGATCCAGGGCGTGCCGGTGACCACCGGGCGGTCCGGCCACGCGCCGGGCGGGGTGTGGATCCACCTCGGCACCGAGGATGGCGGGATTCTCTACATGGGCGACCATTCCGACGAATCGGCCCTGTTCCCCTTCGACCCGCCGCCGCCGGCGCGGCGGGTGATCCTCGACGCCTCCTACGGGCTGGACGACACCCCGCAGGCGGAGCGGCTGGCCGCGCTGGAGCCCTTTCTCCACGCGGGCGGCGCGCTGTTCCCCGTGGCGGCGGACGGGCGCGGGCCGGAAATGGCCCTGTGGGCTCTGGATCACGGCGTCGTCCCGGCCATCGACGACGCCCACCGCGCCGCCATCGCCCATCTGCTGGCGGAGGCCGACACGGCCCTGCGGCCCGGCGTGGAGGAGCGCCTGCGCCGGCTGCTCGACCGTGCCAAGGTGCCGGGCGACCCGCGCGACGTCACCTTCGCCGCCGGTCCCAACGCCACCAGCGGCACCGCCGCCGAGCTGGTGGAACGTTGGGCCGGTCTGGATGGGCCGGACATCGTCTTCACCGGCTATCTCGCCGCCGGCACGCCGTCGCGGACACTGGTCGACGCGGGCCGCGCGCGGTACCGGCGCTGGAACGTCCACCCGACGCTGCGCCAGTTGACGGCGCTGGTCGCCGCCACCGGGGCGGAACGGGTCCTGCCCGCCTTCGGCGACATCCGGCATCGGGAGGGCTGGCGGGCCGCCTTCGCCCCGGCCATTCTGGAGGGGCTGGACGCTCCGGAGGACTGA
- a CDS encoding sodium:proton antiporter, translating into MGIFELLSLLLTLAALFSFASRGLLGLPATAGVFLLAFGFAFATAVVGTLVPAIDIRAWEERLVTSAHLPEALLQGVLAFLLFAGAVEQDGRPLWRRRWAVALLATLGVVISAGVMGAGMWLVFGAVGQPVPLIWCLVLGAALAPTDPVAVLAVLRKAPLPEGLRTAIAGESLFNDGMGVVLFALLLGLATGTDTDLTVGGVAWDIVKEAGGGVLLGLATGSIAFCAKSRADDPAVELSISLALAAATYSLAQRLGLSGPIAVVMAGLLIGNTAKHHVSSERTGFIMKAFWSMVDAILNAILFMLVGLEAAVVLSWQAPVMAAAFLAPLLALVARLASVLPVVAFHLRSQRKAAATAVLTWGGVRGGIAVALVLSLPDTPHRDLLLVACYAVVAFTIIVQSLTLGRLTRRLFPDV; encoded by the coding sequence ATGGGCATTTTCGAGCTGCTGTCCCTCCTGCTGACCCTGGCGGCGCTGTTCAGCTTCGCCAGCCGCGGCCTGCTCGGCCTGCCGGCGACGGCGGGGGTGTTCCTCCTGGCCTTCGGCTTCGCCTTCGCGACGGCGGTGGTCGGGACGCTGGTGCCGGCCATCGACATCCGCGCCTGGGAGGAGCGTCTGGTCACCAGCGCCCATCTGCCCGAAGCGCTTCTGCAAGGGGTGCTGGCCTTCCTGCTGTTCGCCGGGGCGGTGGAGCAGGACGGACGCCCGCTGTGGCGGCGGCGCTGGGCGGTGGCCCTGCTGGCGACGCTGGGGGTGGTGATCTCCGCGGGCGTCATGGGGGCGGGGATGTGGCTGGTCTTCGGCGCGGTGGGCCAGCCGGTGCCGCTGATCTGGTGCCTGGTGCTGGGGGCGGCGCTGGCGCCGACCGACCCGGTGGCGGTGCTGGCCGTGCTGCGCAAGGCGCCGCTGCCGGAGGGGCTGCGCACCGCCATCGCGGGCGAGAGCCTGTTCAACGACGGCATGGGGGTGGTGCTGTTCGCCCTCCTGCTCGGGCTCGCCACCGGGACCGACACCGACCTGACGGTGGGGGGCGTCGCCTGGGACATCGTGAAGGAGGCGGGCGGCGGCGTCCTGCTCGGGCTGGCGACCGGCTCCATCGCCTTCTGTGCGAAGAGCCGCGCGGACGACCCGGCGGTGGAGCTGTCGATCTCGCTGGCCTTGGCGGCGGCGACCTACAGCCTCGCCCAGCGTCTCGGCCTGTCCGGTCCCATCGCGGTCGTGATGGCGGGGCTGCTGATCGGGAACACCGCCAAGCACCATGTGTCGTCGGAGCGGACGGGCTTCATCATGAAGGCCTTCTGGTCAATGGTGGACGCCATCCTGAACGCCATTCTCTTCATGCTGGTCGGTCTGGAGGCGGCGGTGGTGCTGTCCTGGCAGGCGCCGGTGATGGCCGCGGCGTTCCTGGCGCCATTGCTGGCGCTGGTGGCCCGGCTGGCCAGCGTGCTGCCCGTGGTCGCCTTTCATCTGCGCAGCCAGCGCAAGGCGGCGGCGACCGCCGTGCTGACCTGGGGCGGGGTGCGCGGCGGCATCGCGGTGGCCCTGGTCCTGTCGCTGCCCGACACCCCCCACCGCGACCTGCTGCTGGTCGCCTGCTACGCCGTCGTCGCCTTCACCATCATCGTGCAGAGCCTGACGCTCGGCCGGCTCACCCGGCGCCTGTTTCCCGACGTCTGA
- a CDS encoding YeeE/YedE family protein, with the protein MTDTTLGRAAGSAALLPGIDWRVVAVALLALAGGGLWIGDAVSGRQAALYLVGGAMGLVLYHALFGFTSAFRVFIADRRGAGLRAQMVMLAVACALFFPVLAAGTLFGTPVKGLVSPVGLSVVVGAFLFGIGMQLGGGCASGTLFTVGGGSTRMVVTLAFFIVGSVLGAYHLPWWQAQWTAAPVSVVTAWGWPAALAVNLAVFAAVYAGTLALEKRRHGRLIEGAPAKTEGLRRFLRGPWPLVWGAVALAVLNFATLALAGRPWGITSAFALWGSKGLAALGVDVASWPFWQAPAQARALQESVLADVTSVMDFGIILGALLAAGLAGKFAPVWKLPLRSLVAAVVGGLLLGYGSRLAYGCNIGAYFSGIASGSLHGWVWIVAALAGNYLGTGLRPLFGLEVERTPRPTAC; encoded by the coding sequence ATGACGGACACGACTCTGGGCCGGGCGGCGGGTTCGGCCGCGCTGCTGCCGGGAATCGACTGGCGCGTGGTCGCCGTGGCGCTGCTCGCCTTGGCGGGCGGGGGCCTGTGGATCGGCGACGCCGTGTCGGGACGGCAGGCGGCGCTCTATCTGGTGGGCGGCGCCATGGGCCTCGTGCTCTACCACGCGCTGTTCGGCTTCACCTCCGCCTTCCGCGTCTTCATCGCGGACCGGCGCGGGGCGGGGCTGCGGGCGCAAATGGTCATGCTGGCCGTGGCCTGCGCGCTGTTCTTCCCGGTGCTGGCGGCGGGGACGCTGTTCGGCACGCCGGTGAAGGGGCTGGTGTCGCCGGTCGGCCTGTCGGTGGTGGTCGGCGCCTTCCTGTTCGGCATCGGCATGCAGCTGGGCGGCGGCTGCGCCTCGGGCACGCTGTTCACGGTGGGCGGCGGCAGCACGCGCATGGTGGTGACGCTGGCCTTCTTCATCGTCGGCTCGGTGCTGGGCGCCTATCACCTGCCCTGGTGGCAGGCGCAATGGACCGCCGCTCCGGTGTCGGTGGTCACCGCCTGGGGCTGGCCGGCGGCGCTGGCGGTCAACCTCGCCGTCTTCGCCGCGGTCTATGCCGGCACCCTCGCGCTTGAGAAGCGGCGCCACGGACGCCTGATCGAGGGCGCCCCGGCAAAGACGGAGGGTCTGCGGCGCTTCCTGCGCGGTCCCTGGCCGCTGGTCTGGGGCGCGGTGGCGCTGGCCGTGCTGAATTTCGCGACGCTGGCGCTGGCCGGGCGTCCGTGGGGCATCACCTCGGCCTTCGCGCTGTGGGGCAGCAAGGGGCTGGCCGCGCTGGGCGTGGACGTCGCCTCCTGGCCCTTCTGGCAGGCGCCGGCCCAGGCCAGGGCGTTGCAGGAGAGTGTGCTGGCCGACGTCACATCCGTGATGGATTTCGGCATCATCCTGGGGGCGCTGCTCGCCGCCGGTCTGGCCGGCAAGTTCGCCCCGGTGTGGAAATTGCCGCTGCGGTCGCTGGTTGCGGCGGTGGTCGGCGGGCTTCTGCTCGGCTACGGCTCGCGCCTCGCCTACGGCTGCAACATCGGCGCCTATTTCAGCGGGATCGCGTCGGGCAGCCTGCACGGCTGGGTGTGGATCGTCGCGGCGCTGGCCGGCAATTACCTGGGCACCGGGCTGCGCCCGCTCTTCGGCCTGGAGGTCGAGCGCACGCCGCGTCCGACCGCCTGCTGA
- a CDS encoding calcium-binding protein, protein MAIISGTLEADYLEGTPDNDLISGEEGDDVLIGGDGEDGIHGGEGNDTLAGDNGADFLKGDQGNDVLNGGSGDDTLFGGEGNDILDGGDGDDNLIGEEGDDTLFGGTGADFLHGGEGDDTLYVDSFDYFFDGGDGHDTVIVLGNAGITLNLHLANFEVAYGSAGNDSINADYGSENVVINGGEGNDTIRGGSANDTLSGDDGDDHLQGDYGDDSLSGGAGNDTLQADMGNDWLAGGEGDDLLEGGMGNDTLIGGEGADTLLGEMGDDYFYISGNEAVVIGGSGLDTVVIQQDDPKHIDLAVWQVERIYGGGGDDVFDAHNVYSATEINGGAGNDTFEAGFGSDALDGGAGTDTVSYSSNSMWSGVTVNLATGTGSGGYADGDTFNDIENVIGSNQSDTLIGNAAANRLSGGDETDFLYGGDGDDTLIGGQNPDRLNGGAGADAFRLSIDPWSGDTIEDFQSGEDRIELEASTFGLPVGALDANMFALDMPADADDRLIFDTMFRTLYYDADGIGSGAAIQIARFYVDTLSASDIVIVPYGS, encoded by the coding sequence ATGGCGATCATTTCAGGAACATTGGAAGCCGATTATTTGGAGGGAACACCGGACAATGATTTGATCAGCGGAGAAGAAGGCGACGACGTGCTGATCGGAGGTGACGGTGAGGACGGAATCCATGGTGGCGAAGGGAACGACACACTGGCCGGTGACAATGGTGCCGACTTTCTCAAAGGCGACCAAGGGAACGACGTTCTGAACGGGGGAAGCGGCGACGACACCCTGTTTGGCGGAGAAGGCAATGACATTCTGGACGGGGGCGATGGCGATGACAATCTGATCGGTGAAGAAGGTGACGATACGCTTTTCGGCGGCACCGGCGCGGATTTTTTACATGGCGGAGAAGGAGACGACACACTCTACGTCGATAGCTTTGATTATTTCTTTGACGGAGGCGACGGGCACGACACCGTAATCGTACTGGGGAATGCAGGGATTACACTCAACCTTCACCTCGCGAATTTTGAAGTCGCCTATGGCAGCGCCGGCAATGACTCGATCAACGCCGACTATGGATCGGAAAATGTCGTCATTAACGGAGGGGAGGGCAACGATACGATTCGCGGCGGCTCTGCAAACGACACCTTGTCCGGCGACGACGGAGACGATCATCTGCAGGGCGACTACGGCGACGACTCGCTTTCCGGTGGCGCTGGAAACGACACGTTGCAGGCCGACATGGGTAACGACTGGCTTGCTGGTGGGGAGGGGGACGATCTCCTGGAAGGTGGCATGGGCAACGACACCCTGATCGGTGGAGAGGGGGCCGACACGCTCTTGGGTGAAATGGGCGATGACTATTTCTACATCAGCGGAAACGAGGCCGTTGTCATCGGCGGATCGGGGCTCGACACCGTCGTTATTCAACAAGACGACCCAAAACACATCGACCTCGCCGTGTGGCAGGTTGAGCGCATCTATGGCGGCGGTGGCGACGACGTGTTCGACGCCCACAACGTCTATAGCGCGACCGAAATCAACGGCGGCGCCGGGAATGACACCTTCGAGGCCGGATTTGGAAGCGATGCGCTTGATGGCGGGGCCGGCACCGACACGGTGAGTTACAGCAGCAACTCGATGTGGTCGGGAGTGACCGTGAACCTTGCCACCGGAACCGGAAGCGGAGGTTATGCCGATGGCGATACGTTCAACGATATTGAGAACGTCATCGGAAGCAATCAAAGTGACACTCTGATTGGCAACGCCGCAGCGAACCGACTGAGCGGTGGGGACGAGACCGACTTTCTGTATGGTGGAGATGGTGACGACACCCTCATCGGGGGGCAGAACCCCGATCGACTGAATGGCGGCGCTGGCGCCGACGCCTTCCGCCTGAGCATCGACCCCTGGTCCGGCGACACAATCGAGGATTTCCAGAGCGGAGAGGATCGCATTGAACTGGAAGCATCGACCTTTGGTCTTCCGGTTGGCGCGCTGGATGCAAACATGTTCGCGCTGGACATGCCGGCGGATGCCGACGACCGCCTCATTTTCGATACGATGTTCCGTACCCTGTATTACGACGCTGACGGCATCGGCTCCGGCGCGGCGATCCAGATCGCCCGGTTCTACGTGGATACGCTGTCGGCCTCGGACATCGTAATCGTACCGTACGGCTCGTAG
- a CDS encoding LysR substrate-binding domain-containing protein, whose translation MSRWDGIDEFVAVAECGGFSRAAERLRISSSQVSRQVARLEDRLQARLFYRTTRSVTLTEAGRSLLAHCRRLIEERDEALLAVSDLQAEPKGLLRLTCAVAYGERFVVPLVNDFLERHPQLRVEIELTNRRLDLVHEGVDLAVRLGRLMDSSLVATRIAPRVMHLCAAPSYLERHGTPRRLADLAEHDCLTGTADGWTFDAGSLEDGGPEWLFRPQRRWRCNSGTAVLDAALRGFGLCQLPDYYVVEHLTAGRLVSLLEAHRPPNTAVWAVYPPQRHLSPKVRLLIQHLKEGLARRPEYR comes from the coding sequence GTGAGCCGCTGGGATGGCATCGACGAATTCGTGGCGGTTGCCGAGTGCGGCGGCTTCTCCCGCGCGGCGGAACGGCTGCGCATCTCCTCCTCGCAAGTCAGCCGGCAGGTGGCGCGGCTGGAGGACCGCTTGCAGGCCCGCCTGTTCTACCGCACCACCCGCAGCGTGACGCTGACCGAGGCGGGCCGTTCCCTGCTCGCCCACTGCCGCCGCCTGATCGAGGAGCGGGACGAGGCGCTGCTCGCCGTCAGCGACCTCCAGGCGGAGCCCAAGGGCCTGCTGCGCCTGACCTGCGCCGTGGCCTACGGCGAGCGGTTCGTGGTCCCATTGGTGAACGATTTCCTGGAGCGCCACCCCCAGCTCCGCGTCGAGATCGAGCTGACCAACCGCCGGCTGGATCTGGTGCATGAGGGGGTGGACCTTGCGGTGCGGCTGGGGCGGCTGATGGATTCCAGCCTCGTCGCCACGCGGATCGCGCCGCGGGTCATGCATCTGTGCGCCGCCCCGTCCTATCTGGAGCGGCACGGGACGCCGCGCCGGCTGGCCGACCTCGCCGAGCACGACTGCCTGACCGGTACGGCGGACGGCTGGACCTTCGACGCGGGATCGCTGGAGGACGGCGGGCCCGAGTGGCTGTTCCGGCCGCAAAGGCGCTGGCGCTGCAACAGCGGCACGGCGGTTCTGGACGCGGCGCTGCGCGGCTTCGGGCTGTGCCAGCTGCCCGACTATTATGTGGTGGAGCATCTGACCGCGGGCCGACTGGTTTCCCTCCTGGAAGCCCATCGTCCGCCCAACACCGCCGTCTGGGCGGTCTACCCGCCGCAGCGCCATCTGTCGCCCAAGGTGCGGCTGCTGATCCAGCACCTCAAGGAAGGGCTGGCCCGGCGGCCGGAGTATCGCTGA
- a CDS encoding S-(hydroxymethyl)glutathione dehydrogenase/class III alcohol dehydrogenase has product MVKSRAAVAWEAKRPLEIEEVEVAAPRQGEVLVRIVATGVCHTDAYTLSGMDSEGVFPAILGHEGAGVVEEVGPGVTSVQVGDHVIPLYTPECGKCKFCLSGKTNLCQAIRATQGKGLMPDGTTRFTAKGQPVFHYMGTSTFSEYTVLPEIAVAKINKAAPLEKVCLLGCGVTTGMGAVRNTAKVEPGSTVAIFGLGGIGLSAIIGAVMAKASRIIGIDINPDKFEIAKQLGATDVVNPQDYDRPIQEVLVEMTDGGVDYSFECIGNVKVMRAALECCHKGWGESVIIGVAGAGEEISTRPFQLVTGRVWRGSAFGGVRGRSELPDYVERYLKGEFELDTFITHTMGLEDINKAFDLMHEGKSIRSVILYNP; this is encoded by the coding sequence ATGGTGAAGTCACGCGCGGCGGTGGCCTGGGAAGCGAAGCGCCCCCTGGAGATCGAAGAGGTCGAGGTCGCGGCGCCCAGGCAGGGCGAGGTTCTGGTGCGCATCGTCGCCACCGGCGTCTGCCACACCGACGCCTACACCCTGTCCGGCATGGATTCGGAAGGCGTGTTCCCGGCGATCCTGGGCCATGAGGGCGCCGGCGTCGTCGAGGAGGTCGGGCCGGGCGTCACGTCGGTCCAGGTCGGCGACCATGTGATCCCGCTCTACACGCCGGAATGCGGCAAGTGCAAATTCTGCCTGTCGGGCAAGACCAACCTCTGCCAGGCGATCCGCGCCACCCAGGGCAAGGGCCTGATGCCGGACGGCACCACCCGCTTCACGGCGAAGGGTCAGCCGGTGTTCCATTACATGGGCACCTCCACCTTCTCCGAATACACGGTGCTTCCGGAAATCGCGGTGGCGAAGATCAACAAGGCCGCTCCGCTGGAGAAGGTCTGCCTGCTCGGCTGCGGCGTGACCACCGGCATGGGCGCGGTGCGCAACACCGCGAAGGTCGAGCCGGGCTCGACGGTGGCCATCTTCGGCCTGGGCGGCATCGGCCTGTCGGCGATCATCGGCGCCGTCATGGCCAAGGCGTCGCGCATTATCGGCATCGACATCAACCCCGACAAGTTCGAGATCGCCAAGCAGCTCGGCGCCACCGACGTGGTGAACCCGCAGGACTACGACCGCCCGATCCAGGAAGTTCTGGTCGAGATGACCGACGGCGGCGTCGACTACAGCTTCGAGTGCATCGGCAACGTCAAGGTGATGCGCGCGGCGCTGGAATGCTGCCACAAGGGCTGGGGCGAGTCGGTGATCATCGGCGTCGCCGGGGCGGGGGAGGAGATCAGCACCCGCCCGTTCCAGCTGGTCACCGGGCGCGTCTGGCGCGGCTCCGCCTTCGGCGGCGTACGCGGCCGCTCGGAGCTTCCGGACTACGTGGAGCGCTACCTGAAGGGCGAGTTCGAGCTGGACACCTTCATCACCCACACCATGGGGCTGGAGGACATCAACAAGGCCTTCGACCTGATGCACGAGGGCAAGAGCATCCGGTCCGTCATCCTCTACAACCCGTGA